Within the Paenibacillus sp. AN1007 genome, the region CAGACGGGTTTCCTACACTCTCAGCATAGTGATTCGCTCTGTTATTCCTCTAACGGTTCAACTACTTAGTTATTCGCTGCCAGTCGCGCCCTTCCTCCCTTAAACAGCAGATTGAGGATGAGCATCAGCATGTACACCACATACCCCATTATTCCGCCAAGCGTGTTCAGCATCAGATCATCTACATCAAAGATACCTATTCCCGTCAGCAGCTGTGTAACTTCATAACCCAAACTAAGCAGGAATGACAAGACAAGTACATGAATTCCGGTGAAAAAGGAGTGCCGTGTCAGACCCGCTATAAACATGCCGAGCGGCACAAACGCTGCAATATTACCGGCCAGATGAATGGCCGTTCCTGGGCGGTGCAGCGACAGACTGTGCCAGTCACGTTTGATCTCCTGAAACGGAGTCAGATTAACGGTACGTGTATGAATCAGGTCCGGCTGGCGCAGGAGCGCAGTCAGTCTGTCCCATATCAGCTCCGTATCCACCGGACCTCCTTTGAATAAAATCAGTTTGGTCAGCAAGTAGAGGTATATCAGGCATAGAATAATCCCAATGATTCGGAGCGGATTTGATTTATTCTCATGCTTATACTTATGATCAAGTTTCCCATCCGATTGCGGCTTGTTCTGTCTCATGCTGTCCCTCCCCTACGCTGATCATTGCTGCTGCAGCTCAACGCTCATGATCAAGATGGTTCCTTAACGGTAACAATGACTCCCTCCATGTTGTCCCCGGATATATCATAAGACTCATGCTCTGGCACATATACCTTGTTATCCTCTGATACCCGGTAATAATGGATGCGGAACGTCTCGCCGTCAAGATCAACGGTCACGTCTCTCTTTTCTTTTAACATCTCCAGATACTCTTCCAAAACCATCTGATTCTCGTACATAATCGCACTATGCGGCATGCCGACATATCTAAAATGCCAGGGTTCATACTGGATGCCTGTCACGTTCACTTTATCTTTGGGATATCGCAAAATAAAACCGTATTTCCATGCGTTTTTCTCCAGCCACGCTCCCTCAGGAGCCTCACTCATTGGGGCCAGACTTGAACCTATATCCAAGGATAACCCCAGATTGTGCTCACTGTAACCCGCAGGCAGTGCGTAATCTGAACCCTTTTGCCGATACAGCTCGTCCTGCTTCTCGAAATCTCTATACCCGCTGCTCATCAGAAAATATCGCACTTCCTCCTGGGCGGCCGCCTCAACCATCTTCTGGAATCTCTCGGCCACTTCACGAGATAACATTATTTTTGTATCCAGCACGCCGTACCCGCTGAGCAGGTCCCGCTCCTTTGCCACATATACAATATCGGAACGAACACCCTCCGGCTTAATCGGATGCTCTGAATTAACCAAGACGAGATTACCTTTATGTATGTGCTTTTTCATCTCTATGTTCGCAGCTGTCCGGTATCCTTCATATTTCTTGTCTGCGTCCAAAACAATAATCGACATCTCCTTATTTCCTCCCAAGGCTGCCGGCGATTGCGTTAGGATATACCCAACCACAATGATGCATATCAAAAAGCCCCACTTTTTCATCACTGCTCCTCCTTCCTCTTCTCATTCAAGGATAGACGAAACAATTTAAAGAAAAAGCAGGGCAATTCTAAAGTTTTTCTTAATTTTCAGGAGCAACCTGTTGAAAAGCAGGCAGGCGAACCTCAAACATGGTACGTACCACATCACTTACTGCCGATATTATGCCATCGTGCTGCTCTACAATGTTGCGGGCGATAAACAGACCAAGACCTGTACCTCCCTCTTGAGCAGAACGTGCACGGTCCCCCGTGTAATACATGTCAAAGATCCGCGGAAGATCGTCCGGATGAATATACCCGCCATAATTGGTAATCTGAATGACAATCTGACCTGAATCCTGATACCCGTTAATGTCTACATACATGCCGTCTTTGCCATGCCGCGCGGCATTAATCAGCAAATTCTCGAACACACGGGCAAGCAGCTCACCATCCCCGGATACGGTCAGATCGTCAGCGATGATTAAACGGGTGACCAGATGATTTTTTTCAAAAACAGGATAGAGCTCCTCGTTCATCTGCTTCAACAGCTCGCTCAGATCCAGCCGCGTTCTGCGCACAGGCAGCATACCGTAATTCATTCGTGTGATCTCGAACAGATCATCAATCAGTTTTTC harbors:
- a CDS encoding VanZ family protein, giving the protein MRQNKPQSDGKLDHKYKHENKSNPLRIIGIILCLIYLYLLTKLILFKGGPVDTELIWDRLTALLRQPDLIHTRTVNLTPFQEIKRDWHSLSLHRPGTAIHLAGNIAAFVPLGMFIAGLTRHSFFTGIHVLVLSFLLSLGYEVTQLLTGIGIFDVDDLMLNTLGGIMGYVVYMLMLILNLLFKGGRARLAANN
- a CDS encoding M15 family metallopeptidase, whose translation is MKKWGFLICIIVVGYILTQSPAALGGNKEMSIIVLDADKKYEGYRTAANIEMKKHIHKGNLVLVNSEHPIKPEGVRSDIVYVAKERDLLSGYGVLDTKIMLSREVAERFQKMVEAAAQEEVRYFLMSSGYRDFEKQDELYRQKGSDYALPAGYSEHNLGLSLDIGSSLAPMSEAPEGAWLEKNAWKYGFILRYPKDKVNVTGIQYEPWHFRYVGMPHSAIMYENQMVLEEYLEMLKEKRDVTVDLDGETFRIHYYRVSEDNKVYVPEHESYDISGDNMEGVIVTVKEPS